From Kineosporia succinea, the proteins below share one genomic window:
- a CDS encoding isocitrate lyase/PEP mutase family protein, which translates to MTTTRRLRELLGSDGPPLLLPGAPNALTARVVEEAGFEAVYVSGAGLTNTYLGMPDLGLLSLTELTAHVASISDTVGIPTMVDADTGFGNALNVQRTVRMLERAGAAAIQLEDQVSPKKCGHFAGKEVIPQQEMVGKIKAAVDARDDQDLVIVARTDAISTEGLDRALERIEAYRDAGADVLFVEAPNNHEQLRAVTSTVPGIHMANMVEGGLTPITSRAELGELGFRIALYANAAMRGAVAGMRQVMQHLAEHGDTREAGDLMISWADRQSLVRKPEFDRLEALYAAGEGGAA; encoded by the coding sequence ATGACGACCACACGCCGACTGCGTGAACTGCTCGGCTCCGACGGCCCCCCGCTCCTGCTCCCGGGCGCCCCCAACGCCCTGACGGCGCGGGTCGTGGAGGAGGCCGGCTTCGAGGCGGTCTATGTCTCCGGTGCTGGACTGACCAACACCTACCTGGGCATGCCCGACCTGGGGCTGCTGTCACTGACCGAACTCACCGCCCACGTCGCGTCCATCTCCGACACCGTCGGGATCCCCACGATGGTCGACGCCGACACCGGTTTCGGCAACGCACTCAACGTGCAGCGCACCGTGCGGATGCTGGAACGGGCCGGGGCCGCGGCCATTCAGCTCGAAGACCAGGTGAGCCCCAAGAAATGCGGGCATTTCGCCGGCAAGGAGGTCATCCCCCAGCAGGAGATGGTCGGCAAGATCAAGGCCGCCGTCGACGCCCGCGACGACCAGGACCTGGTGATCGTCGCCCGGACCGACGCGATCTCGACCGAGGGCCTCGACCGGGCCCTCGAGCGCATCGAGGCCTACCGCGACGCCGGGGCCGACGTCCTCTTCGTCGAGGCCCCGAACAACCACGAGCAGCTGCGCGCGGTCACCAGCACGGTTCCCGGCATCCACATGGCCAACATGGTCGAGGGCGGGCTCACCCCCATCACCTCGCGGGCCGAGCTGGGAGAGCTGGGGTTCCGGATCGCGCTGTACGCCAACGCCGCCATGCGCGGCGCGGTCGCCGGCATGCGCCAGGTCATGCAGCACCTGGCCGAGCACGGCGACACCCGCGAGGCCGGTGATCTGATGATCAGCTGGGCGGACCGGCAGTCACTCGTCCGCAAGCCCGAGTTCGACCGGCTGGAGGCCCTTTACGCGGCCGGAGAGGGAGGAGCCGCATGA
- a CDS encoding dihydroorotase, whose translation MTVTYDLRLHGGQVYLHGSGVTAVDLLVREGRIAAIVEPGFVAEASETVDLKGKLVLPGAIDPHVHLGKDIRVPKDPDDALLESASAAAGGITSMLVYLMSGDSYQDIVPAARQVMEQDSHVDFGFHICVGSQQHVEEIPGYIREFGISSFKFFMNFRGEEGAYLGLPGNDDGYMYDVLGMTADHGAMVNPHPENIELVWKLKNRVIDSSRGPLSEWNQSRPSFVEAEAVQRVAYMASVTGASVYAVHTSSTLALEAMRRQQESYENLFVETCTHYLTLTTESNAGTYGKVNPPLRERGDLESLWVALANGQVDTVGSDHNARHRSFKEKDIWKASAGFPGTGGVLPLTLAEGLRRGVPIERLVDATSTRAAKLFGMYPQKGIIRVGSDADLAVVDLDGSYTINAATQHSGAEYTPWEGTEVPLRVVHTIVRGHFAMRDGVVADRPGGTYLRREKSGATALAATALEDDK comes from the coding sequence ATGACGGTCACCTACGACCTGCGCCTGCACGGCGGCCAGGTGTACCTGCACGGCAGCGGGGTCACCGCCGTCGACCTGCTGGTGCGCGAGGGCCGGATCGCCGCGATCGTGGAACCCGGCTTCGTCGCCGAGGCGAGCGAGACCGTCGACCTGAAGGGCAAACTCGTCCTTCCCGGCGCCATCGACCCGCACGTGCACCTGGGCAAGGACATCCGCGTCCCCAAGGACCCGGACGACGCCCTCCTGGAGTCCGCCTCGGCCGCCGCCGGCGGCATCACCTCGATGCTCGTCTACCTGATGAGCGGCGACAGCTACCAGGACATCGTCCCCGCGGCCCGGCAGGTGATGGAACAGGACTCGCACGTCGACTTCGGCTTCCACATCTGCGTCGGCTCGCAGCAGCACGTCGAGGAGATCCCCGGCTACATCCGTGAGTTCGGCATCTCCAGCTTCAAGTTCTTCATGAACTTCCGCGGCGAGGAGGGCGCCTACCTGGGACTGCCCGGCAACGACGACGGCTACATGTACGACGTCCTCGGCATGACCGCCGACCACGGGGCCATGGTCAACCCGCACCCCGAGAACATCGAGCTGGTCTGGAAACTCAAGAACCGCGTCATCGATTCCAGCCGTGGGCCGCTGAGCGAGTGGAACCAGTCCCGTCCCTCGTTCGTCGAGGCCGAGGCCGTGCAGCGGGTCGCCTACATGGCCTCCGTGACCGGCGCGTCCGTCTACGCCGTGCACACCAGCAGCACCCTCGCCCTGGAGGCCATGCGCCGGCAGCAGGAGAGCTACGAGAACCTCTTCGTCGAGACCTGCACGCATTACCTGACTCTCACCACCGAGTCGAACGCCGGCACCTACGGCAAGGTCAACCCGCCCCTGCGCGAACGCGGCGACCTCGAGTCACTCTGGGTCGCCCTGGCGAACGGCCAGGTCGACACCGTCGGTTCCGACCACAACGCCCGGCACCGCTCCTTCAAGGAGAAGGACATCTGGAAGGCCAGCGCCGGCTTCCCGGGCACCGGCGGCGTGCTGCCGCTGACGCTCGCCGAGGGCCTGCGCCGCGGCGTCCCGATCGAGCGCCTGGTCGACGCGACCTCCACCCGCGCCGCCAAGCTGTTCGGGATGTATCCCCAGAAGGGCATCATCCGGGTCGGTTCGGACGCCGACCTGGCCGTCGTCGACCTCGACGGCTCCTACACGATCAACGCGGCCACCCAGCACTCCGGCGCCGAGTACACGCCGTGGGAGGGCACCGAGGTGCCCCTGCGGGTCGTCCACACCATCGTGCGGGGCCACTTCGCGATGAGGGACGGCGTGGTCGCCGACCGCCCGGGGGGCACCTACCTGCGACGCGAGAAGAGCGGGGCGACCGCGCTCGCCGCCACAGCCCTGGAGGACGACAAGTGA
- a CDS encoding isochorismatase family protein — protein MIIDDLTRQRYEAAGFGRPVGLGSKPGLMIIDVQYRTVGTTPKPFDEALEEFTTSCGEEGWAAVPNIARLLELFRERDWPVFYPHVAPKQSYDQGALGAKVPGIMNIPAKGYEFVAEVAPREGDVLLPKRHPSAFFGTPLASYLIQSGIDTLVVTGCTTSGCVRGSVVDAFSLNYKVAVPSDAVYDRSPIVHEVNLFDIGQKYADVSTTSDLLSSLGALPARGA, from the coding sequence GTGATCATCGACGATCTCACCCGTCAGCGGTACGAGGCAGCCGGTTTCGGCCGGCCCGTCGGACTCGGCAGCAAGCCCGGCCTGATGATCATCGATGTGCAGTACCGCACCGTCGGCACCACCCCGAAGCCGTTCGACGAGGCCCTCGAGGAGTTCACCACCAGCTGCGGCGAGGAGGGCTGGGCGGCCGTGCCGAACATCGCACGCCTGCTGGAGCTGTTCCGGGAGCGCGACTGGCCCGTCTTCTACCCGCACGTGGCCCCCAAGCAGAGCTACGACCAGGGCGCCCTGGGTGCGAAAGTCCCCGGGATCATGAACATCCCGGCCAAGGGCTACGAGTTCGTCGCCGAGGTCGCACCTCGCGAGGGCGACGTGCTGCTGCCCAAGCGCCACCCGAGCGCCTTCTTCGGCACTCCCCTGGCCAGTTACCTGATCCAGTCGGGCATCGACACCCTGGTCGTCACCGGCTGCACCACCTCGGGCTGTGTGCGCGGCAGCGTGGTGGACGCGTTCTCCCTCAACTACAAGGTCGCGGTGCCCTCCGACGCCGTCTACGACCGCAGCCCGATCGTGCACGAGGTCAACCTCTTCGACATCGGCCAGAAGTACGCCGACGTCTCCACCACCAGCGACCTCCTCTCCAGCCTCGGCGCCCTGCCCGCCCGCGGCGCCTGA
- a CDS encoding cupin domain-containing protein, whose protein sequence is MSGYWASLSELPEREVLPGNFRTAVSGREMSINQIRWVHPTVLPEHTHPDAEQAMVLTAGRISFTVAGHETTLRTGDVVIIPRGVPHSGRSVEGEATFIEIFAPARVENLLGFLAGPTMPSPAPGKD, encoded by the coding sequence ATGAGCGGCTACTGGGCCTCGCTGAGCGAGCTGCCCGAGCGTGAGGTGCTCCCCGGGAACTTCCGCACCGCCGTCTCCGGCCGCGAGATGAGCATCAACCAGATCCGCTGGGTGCACCCCACCGTGCTCCCCGAGCACACCCACCCGGACGCCGAGCAGGCCATGGTTCTCACCGCCGGCCGGATCTCGTTCACCGTCGCCGGGCACGAAACCACCCTCCGGACCGGTGATGTCGTGATCATCCCGCGGGGCGTGCCGCACTCGGGCCGCAGCGTCGAGGGTGAGGCGACCTTCATCGAGATCTTCGCCCCCGCCCGGGTCGAGAACCTGCTCGGGTTCCTGGCCGGGCCCACCATGCCGTCTCCGGCCCCCGGAAAGGACTGA